Genomic window (Pseudomonas sp. L5B5):
CTGGGCCGTGAATGGTTTGACGACATAGCCGTTAACACCAGCCTGGGCAGCCTCGATGATCTGCTCGCGCTTGGCTTCGGCAGTCACCATCAGTACCGGCAGGTGCTTGAGCTTTTCATCGGCGCGCACATGGCGCAGCAGATCGATGCCGGTCATGCCTGGCATGTTCCAGTCCGTTACCAGAAAGTCGATGCTCCCGCTGTTGAGTACCGGGATGGCGGTAGTGCCATCGTCGGCCTCGACCGTGTTGGTGAAACCCAGATCACGCAACAGGTTTTTTATGATCCGCCGCATCGTTGAGAAGTCATCAACGATGAGGATTTTCATGTTCTTGTCCAATTCGACCTCCAAGCAGTCTTAAACGCGTCCAGTATCTGGGCGCGCCGTTCAATCAATCCGGCATAACACACAACGACTGCATGGAGCACATACTGCAAGACCGGCAAGGCGCCAGGCCTGACCGGTCTTGGGCGCAGTGTCCCCACACTGCCTATCAGCGCGCTCGCCACTCCCCCAAACGCCCCCGCAAGCGGGCTGCGCACTGGCTGTGTAACTGGCTGACCCGCGATTCGCTGACCCCCAGGACCTCACCGATTTCCTTGAGGTTCAGCTCTTCGTCGTAGTACAGCGCCAACACCAGTCGCTCGCGCTCCGGCAAATTGGCAATCGCATCCGCCAACGCGGCCTGGAAGCGTTCAT
Coding sequences:
- a CDS encoding chemotaxis response regulator CheY; its protein translation is MKILIVDDFSTMRRIIKNLLRDLGFTNTVEADDGTTAIPVLNSGSIDFLVTDWNMPGMTGIDLLRHVRADEKLKHLPVLMVTAEAKREQIIEAAQAGVNGYVVKPFTAQALKEKIEKIFERIG